Proteins encoded within one genomic window of Streptomyces taklimakanensis:
- a CDS encoding DUF742 domain-containing protein, protein MESDDGEDPLVRPYTITRGRTAPRRDDLTLITVVTTVEPDEARPAGRRLEPEHRAILELCREPAAVAEIAAELDLPVSVTKILIGDLAALGRVATRPPPAAERGGGMNVEILRAVRDGLQRL, encoded by the coding sequence CTGGAGTCCGACGACGGAGAGGATCCGCTGGTCCGGCCGTACACCATCACCCGCGGCCGTACGGCTCCCCGGCGCGACGACCTCACGCTGATCACGGTGGTGACGACGGTCGAGCCCGACGAGGCCCGGCCCGCCGGACGGCGGCTGGAACCCGAGCACCGGGCGATCCTGGAGCTGTGCCGCGAGCCGGCCGCGGTGGCGGAGATCGCCGCGGAGCTGGATCTGCCCGTGTCGGTGACGAAGATCCTGATCGGCGACCTGGCGGCGCTGGGCAGGGTGGCGACCCGTCCGCCACCGGCGGCCGAACGGGGTGGCGGAATGAACGTCGAGATTCTGCGGGCGGTGAGGGATGGACTCCAGAGACTTTGA
- a CDS encoding nitrate- and nitrite sensing domain-containing protein: MALRVRVPKRQGRSASETFHLSSLRTALLVLTVVPSLALVALWGISTAQLARDWQTQRNEKILAERAGTPANTVYFNLQEERRLSAEMLATPGPRTRAALREQRARTDEALRSFHELSDIEASGAPDALREAVALTRTDMLRIDRIRKNVDDGIAGQAETFRYFTELIAVDLRLFEALSRSENSEVTTRARVLIDLFWAKEMLSREDALLARGWNTGRIAPSEYGNLTEWIGAQQFLLESRISPHLPQDDLRRYRRMTTTGDWQAKADVERSLLGAHSHGGEPGIPLPDARAEWRKSVDALTPRFQELITARTMDINAIGDETVTSLRNRLLGASAIGLAGVLLVIWISLRVAGSMRRRLSSLRDEALELETKLPQVVERLRNGESVDPDVEVPEVGHARDELGRLGQALNIARRSAVETAVRETEQHRGFERLLQRIARRTQLLIGLQMKKLDEMERRHEDPEVLEGLFDLDHLTARLRRYEENLVILGGGQPQRRWRRPVKVLDVLRAALGEVQDYRRIQIEVDGRPWLAGRAVGPVVHVLAELMENAAAFSKPPSPVEVRAGKVGRGLVVEIEDRGLGMEREEYERINRLVADPPRMDMLSRADDARLGLYVVSRLASGLGLGVEFRPSVFGGTRVIVHVPEELVAEEPEVEDTPRRRRPRGAAPGARPAPAEGADGRGGTDAPNVPAPATRREGEPEGGTRAALPVRSRGRAMSGIVSSSVGPRPTSDGRADERAGAGRGEAPGSEPSDGDGAPEPDAAAEPLPRRVRQASLAPELRTPSPRVPDDEDTLTLRSEPARSGATIGAFQRQSRLARRRTAAPDDASSSTGGSTPGQSRPTTEDRT; the protein is encoded by the coding sequence ATGGCACTGCGCGTCCGTGTGCCGAAACGGCAGGGTCGGTCGGCGAGCGAAACGTTCCATCTGAGTTCGCTCCGCACCGCCCTGCTCGTCCTGACCGTCGTGCCCAGCCTCGCCCTGGTCGCCCTGTGGGGCATCAGCACCGCCCAACTGGCCCGCGACTGGCAGACCCAACGGAACGAGAAGATCCTCGCCGAGCGGGCCGGCACCCCGGCGAACACCGTCTACTTCAACCTCCAGGAGGAGCGGCGGCTCAGCGCGGAGATGCTGGCCACTCCCGGCCCCCGGACCCGCGCCGCCCTGCGGGAACAGCGCGCCCGGACCGACGAGGCCCTGCGGTCCTTCCACGAGCTGTCGGACATCGAGGCGTCCGGCGCGCCCGACGCGTTGCGGGAGGCCGTCGCCCTCACCCGCACGGACATGCTGCGCATCGACCGCATCCGCAAGAACGTGGACGACGGGATCGCCGGCCAGGCCGAGACCTTCCGCTACTTCACCGAGCTGATCGCCGTCGACCTGCGACTCTTCGAGGCCCTGAGCCGCTCGGAGAACAGCGAGGTCACGACCCGCGCCAGGGTGCTGATCGACCTCTTCTGGGCCAAGGAGATGCTCTCCCGCGAGGACGCCCTGCTCGCCCGCGGCTGGAACACCGGCCGGATCGCCCCGTCCGAGTACGGCAACCTGACCGAGTGGATCGGCGCCCAGCAGTTCCTGTTGGAGAGCCGGATCTCGCCCCACCTGCCGCAGGACGACCTGCGCCGCTACCGCCGCATGACCACCACCGGCGACTGGCAGGCCAAGGCCGACGTGGAGCGGTCGCTCCTGGGGGCCCACTCCCACGGCGGTGAGCCGGGCATCCCCCTGCCCGACGCGCGTGCCGAGTGGCGGAAGTCCGTGGACGCGCTGACCCCGCGGTTCCAGGAGCTGATCACGGCTCGCACCATGGACATCAACGCGATCGGCGACGAGACGGTGACGAGCCTGCGGAACCGCCTGCTGGGCGCCAGCGCCATCGGTCTGGCCGGTGTCCTGCTGGTCATCTGGATCAGCCTCCGGGTCGCGGGGTCCATGCGGCGTCGCCTCTCCTCGTTGCGGGACGAGGCGCTGGAGTTGGAGACGAAGCTGCCGCAGGTCGTCGAGCGGCTGCGCAACGGCGAGTCCGTCGACCCCGACGTCGAGGTCCCCGAGGTCGGCCACGCGCGCGACGAGTTGGGCCGACTCGGTCAGGCGCTCAACATCGCGCGCCGCAGCGCCGTCGAGACCGCCGTGCGCGAGACCGAGCAGCACCGCGGTTTCGAGCGGCTGCTCCAACGCATCGCCCGCCGCACCCAGCTCCTCATCGGCCTGCAGATGAAGAAGCTCGACGAGATGGAGCGCCGGCACGAGGACCCCGAGGTCCTGGAGGGCCTGTTCGACCTCGACCACCTGACGGCCCGTCTGCGCCGCTACGAGGAGAACCTGGTGATCCTCGGCGGTGGCCAGCCGCAGCGACGCTGGCGCAGGCCGGTCAAGGTGCTCGACGTGCTGCGCGCCGCGCTGGGCGAGGTGCAGGACTACCGCCGCATCCAGATCGAGGTCGACGGCAGGCCGTGGCTGGCGGGCCGCGCGGTGGGCCCGGTGGTGCACGTGCTGGCCGAGCTGATGGAGAACGCCGCCGCCTTCTCCAAGCCCCCCAGCCCCGTGGAGGTACGGGCCGGCAAGGTCGGACGCGGCCTGGTCGTGGAGATCGAGGACCGCGGCCTGGGCATGGAGCGGGAGGAGTACGAGCGGATCAACCGACTCGTCGCCGATCCGCCGCGGATGGACATGCTCTCGCGCGCCGACGACGCCCGGCTCGGCCTGTACGTGGTCTCGCGGCTCGCCTCCGGGCTCGGTCTGGGAGTGGAGTTCCGGCCGTCGGTGTTCGGCGGCACCCGGGTGATCGTCCACGTCCCCGAGGAGCTGGTCGCCGAGGAACCGGAAGTCGAGGACACGCCGCGGAGGAGGCGGCCGCGCGGGGCGGCCCCCGGCGCCCGGCCCGCCCCCGCCGAGGGGGCGGACGGCCGGGGAGGGACCGACGCGCCGAACGTTCCCGCGCCCGCCACCCGGCGGGAGGGCGAACCGGAGGGCGGGACCCGTGCGGCGCTGCCCGTCCGCTCCCGAGGCCGGGCGATGTCCGGGATCGTCTCCTCGTCCGTCGGCCCCCGGCCCACTTCGGACGGCCGCGCCGACGAGCGCGCCGGTGCCGGTCGGGGCGAGGCCCCCGGCTCGGAGCCGTCCGACGGCGACGGGGCTCCGGAACCGGACGCGGCGGCCGAGCCGCTGCCCCGACGGGTCCGTCAGGCCAGCCTCGCCCCCGAGCTGCGCACGCCGTCCCCCCGGGTCCCCGACGACGAGGACACGCTCACCCTCCGTTCGGAGCCCGCCCGGTCCGGCGCCACCATCGGCGCCTTCCAGCGGCAGTCCCGGCTCGCCAGGCGGCGGACCGCCGCCCCCGACGACGCATCCTCCTCGACCGGCGGCAGCACGCCGGGTCAGAGCCGACCCACGACGGAAGACCGAACATGA
- a CDS encoding FAD-dependent oxidoreductase: MSPARTVLIVGGGVSGNALAVLLRRSGVEVDLVELSPDWNVQGSGITLQGNALRVLREVGVWEEVRRAGFGFDTLGVVAPDGTVLHVAEDIRTGGPDLPATLGIRRPDLQRLLTDAVRASGARVRLGRGVESLTQDGDGVDVRLTDGSTGRYDLVVAADGLNSPTRAAIGVDDRPEPTGMGIWRVTAPRPAGVERTDLAYGGPAFIAGYCPTGEDSLYAYLVEPARERAELPPSSYVEEVRSLAAGYGGAWKEIAASVTDPSLVNYTWFHRLLVEGPWHRGRVVLVGDAAHACPPTLAQGAAMSLEDALVLAELLTTRTDWDEDLLTAYRERRVPRVRLVVENSVRLGRWLLDGVRDADVPGLIGRTMAVLSERP, translated from the coding sequence ATGTCCCCGGCCCGTACCGTCCTCATCGTCGGAGGCGGCGTCTCCGGCAACGCCCTCGCCGTCCTGCTGCGCCGCTCCGGCGTCGAGGTCGACCTCGTGGAGCTCTCCCCCGACTGGAACGTCCAGGGGTCGGGCATCACCCTCCAGGGCAACGCCCTGCGCGTGCTGCGCGAGGTCGGGGTGTGGGAGGAGGTCCGGCGCGCGGGGTTCGGCTTCGACACGCTCGGCGTGGTCGCGCCCGACGGCACGGTGCTGCACGTCGCCGAGGACATCCGCACCGGGGGCCCGGACCTGCCCGCCACGCTGGGGATACGACGCCCCGACCTCCAGCGCCTCCTGACCGACGCGGTCCGCGCGAGCGGGGCCCGTGTCCGACTCGGCCGCGGCGTCGAGTCCCTGACCCAGGACGGCGACGGGGTGGACGTCCGCCTCACCGACGGCTCCACCGGCCGCTACGACCTGGTGGTCGCCGCCGACGGCCTGAACTCCCCCACCCGCGCCGCGATCGGCGTCGACGACCGGCCCGAGCCCACCGGCATGGGCATCTGGCGCGTCACCGCCCCGCGCCCCGCGGGTGTGGAGCGCACCGACCTGGCCTACGGCGGGCCGGCGTTCATCGCGGGGTACTGCCCGACCGGCGAGGACTCCCTCTACGCCTACCTCGTCGAGCCCGCTCGGGAGCGCGCCGAGCTGCCGCCGTCCTCGTACGTCGAGGAGGTGCGCTCCCTGGCCGCCGGGTACGGGGGTGCCTGGAAGGAGATCGCCGCCTCCGTCACGGACCCCTCCCTGGTCAACTACACCTGGTTCCACCGGCTGCTGGTGGAGGGCCCCTGGCACCGCGGCCGGGTCGTCCTGGTCGGTGACGCCGCGCACGCCTGCCCGCCCACCCTGGCCCAGGGGGCGGCGATGTCCCTGGAGGACGCCCTCGTCCTGGCCGAGCTGCTCACCACCCGCACCGACTGGGACGAGGACCTCCTCACCGCGTACCGGGAGCGCCGCGTGCCGCGCGTGCGGCTGGTCGTGGAGAACTCGGTACGGCTCGGCCGGTGGCTGCTGGACGGAGTGCGCGACGCGGACGTGCCCGGACTGATCGGCCGGACCATGGCGGTGTTGAGCGAACGTCCGTGA
- a CDS encoding RNA-binding S4 domain-containing protein, with translation MAADDGSVRIDSWIWSVRLTKTRSTAAAACRGGHVRINGDRVKPAHPVRPGDEVRLFHLGRERIVVVKRLVRKRVGAAVAAECYIDDSPPPPPREYVAPVARRDRGAGRPTKRERRELERLRGR, from the coding sequence ATGGCTGCTGACGACGGGAGCGTACGGATCGACAGTTGGATCTGGTCCGTCCGGCTCACCAAGACGCGTTCGACGGCCGCCGCGGCCTGCCGCGGCGGCCACGTCCGGATCAACGGGGACCGGGTGAAGCCCGCCCACCCGGTGCGCCCCGGGGACGAGGTACGGCTGTTCCACCTGGGACGCGAACGGATCGTCGTGGTCAAACGCCTGGTGCGCAAGCGGGTGGGCGCCGCGGTCGCGGCGGAGTGCTACATCGACGACAGCCCGCCACCGCCGCCGCGCGAGTACGTCGCCCCCGTCGCCCGACGCGACCGCGGCGCGGGCCGGCCGACCAAGCGCGAGCGGCGCGAACTGGAACGGCTGCGCGGTCGCTGA
- a CDS encoding GTP-binding protein gives MDSRDFDGVTGPMAVKILVAGGFGVGKTTMVGAVSEVTPLRTEEYLTEASLGVDDTDGVAEKSTTTVALDFGRITINPDLVVYLFGTPGQERFWFMWNDLVNGALGAVVLVDTRRLEVSFASIDFFESRGIPFVVGVNCFHGRCERTAEEVRDALDLDPGVPLLMGDVRRPEAGRDLLVALVDLLMARSAAAAAVPAG, from the coding sequence ATGGACTCCAGAGACTTTGACGGCGTGACGGGGCCGATGGCCGTCAAGATCCTGGTCGCCGGTGGTTTCGGGGTGGGGAAGACCACCATGGTGGGGGCGGTCAGCGAGGTGACGCCCCTGCGCACCGAGGAGTACCTCACCGAGGCGAGCCTGGGGGTCGACGACACCGACGGGGTGGCGGAGAAGTCCACCACCACGGTGGCCCTGGACTTCGGCCGCATCACCATCAACCCCGACCTGGTCGTCTACCTCTTCGGCACCCCGGGCCAGGAGCGCTTCTGGTTCATGTGGAACGACCTGGTCAACGGCGCGCTGGGAGCGGTCGTCCTGGTCGACACCCGGCGGCTGGAGGTCAGCTTCGCCTCGATCGACTTCTTCGAGAGTCGCGGCATCCCCTTCGTGGTGGGCGTCAACTGCTTCCACGGCCGCTGCGAGCGCACCGCGGAGGAGGTACGCGACGCCCTCGACCTCGATCCGGGCGTTCCGCTGCTGATGGGGGACGTGCGGCGGCCGGAGGCGGGCCGCGACCTGCTGGTCGCCCTGGTGGACCTGCTGATGGCCCGGTCCGCGGCGGCCGCGGCCGTACCGGCGGGCTGA
- a CDS encoding LysR family transcriptional regulator gives MFDSRHIRTFHEVVRTGSYSAAARALGYTQPAITQQMKALERAVGTPLFLRVGRRMRLTEAGEALARHAGAILDSMAVAHQQMTALTRLRAGRVRVCAFPSAGATLVPEALARLAADHPGVRVELQESEPPESLDRVVRGECDITLAFTYPGLREQVPEELVEIPLLEDQLTVLLPTGHPMARRRAVRLAELADERWIAGCLRCRTNFLHECAELGFAPDIVFTTDDNLVVQSLVAEGLGIAMMPGLVLSFLVHRKVTGRALDPAARRQVSAYVLREHLRIPATALVLEELRTVAANRVGC, from the coding sequence ATGTTCGACTCCCGACACATCAGGACCTTCCACGAGGTGGTTCGCACCGGTTCGTACTCGGCGGCGGCCCGAGCGCTGGGCTACACCCAGCCGGCGATCACCCAACAGATGAAGGCCCTGGAACGGGCCGTGGGCACCCCGCTGTTCCTGCGGGTCGGGCGTCGGATGCGGTTGACCGAGGCGGGCGAGGCGCTGGCCCGCCACGCGGGCGCGATCCTGGACAGCATGGCCGTCGCCCACCAGCAGATGACGGCGTTGACCAGGCTGCGCGCGGGACGGGTGCGGGTGTGCGCGTTCCCCAGCGCCGGGGCGACGCTGGTACCGGAGGCGCTGGCGCGGCTGGCCGCCGACCATCCCGGCGTACGGGTGGAGCTCCAGGAGAGCGAGCCGCCGGAGTCGCTGGACCGTGTGGTGCGCGGCGAGTGCGACATCACCCTGGCCTTCACCTACCCCGGGCTCCGCGAGCAGGTGCCCGAGGAACTGGTGGAGATCCCGCTGCTGGAGGACCAGCTCACCGTACTGCTGCCGACCGGGCACCCGATGGCGCGGCGGCGGGCGGTCCGGTTGGCGGAACTGGCGGACGAGCGGTGGATCGCCGGATGCCTGCGCTGCCGCACCAACTTCCTCCACGAGTGCGCGGAGCTGGGTTTCGCGCCCGACATCGTCTTCACCACCGACGACAACCTCGTGGTGCAGAGCCTGGTCGCCGAGGGGCTCGGCATCGCGATGATGCCGGGGTTGGTGCTCTCCTTCCTGGTGCACCGGAAGGTCACCGGACGCGCCCTGGACCCGGCGGCCCGGCGGCAGGTCTCCGCGTACGTGCTCCGCGAGCACCTGCGGATACCGGCCACCGCGCTGGTGCTGGAGGAGCTGAGGACGGTGGCCGCGAACCGGGTCGGCTGTTGA
- a CDS encoding roadblock/LC7 domain-containing protein, which yields MTQRTTATNQDLDWLLDGLVEQVPGTRHAIVLSDDGLVVSQSSTIERTDAERLAAIATGQQSLARGIDELFDGGPVQQVIVELADLWLFITAAGRGTHLAVVASQDVDAEVMAVAMHTLVQQVGQKLGTEARADVSASGGGGRV from the coding sequence ATGACACAGCGAACCACCGCCACCAACCAAGACCTGGACTGGCTGCTGGACGGTCTGGTGGAGCAGGTGCCCGGCACCCGGCACGCCATCGTCCTGTCCGACGACGGTCTGGTCGTCAGCCAGTCGAGCACCATCGAGCGCACCGACGCCGAGCGCCTGGCCGCCATCGCCACCGGGCAGCAGAGCCTGGCCCGGGGGATCGACGAACTGTTCGACGGCGGCCCGGTGCAGCAGGTCATCGTGGAGCTCGCCGACCTGTGGCTGTTCATCACCGCCGCCGGCAGGGGCACCCACCTGGCCGTCGTCGCCTCCCAGGACGTGGACGCCGAGGTGATGGCCGTGGCCATGCACACCCTCGTCCAGCAGGTCGGCCAGAAGCTGGGCACCGAGGCTCGGGCCGACGTCTCGGCCTCCGGCGGGGGTGGACGTGTGTGA
- a CDS encoding cysteine dioxygenase family protein, translating to MAASTHSSATPSAARTAVPRRVTDRLAALVEDVREVVERGLPPDLTAYLVGERLAPHLGADDLLLPAQREGDPGRYRQHLLHAETDGGFSIVALVWLPGQRTPVHDHVSWCVTGVHEGEEHERRYRLVPAAAPGDRARLVATEDVVNPRGAVCGFAPPGDIHRVWNGCSHKAVSLHVYGADVSRLGTSVRRVYDLPADR from the coding sequence ATGGCCGCTTCCACCCACTCCTCCGCCACGCCCTCCGCCGCGCGGACCGCCGTCCCCCGACGGGTGACCGATCGACTGGCCGCCCTCGTCGAGGACGTCCGCGAGGTCGTGGAGCGCGGCCTGCCGCCGGACCTGACCGCGTACCTCGTCGGCGAGCGACTGGCACCCCACCTCGGCGCCGACGACCTGCTCCTCCCCGCCCAGCGCGAGGGCGATCCCGGGCGCTACCGCCAGCACCTGCTGCACGCCGAGACGGACGGCGGCTTCTCGATCGTCGCCCTCGTCTGGTTGCCGGGGCAGCGCACCCCCGTGCACGACCACGTCTCCTGGTGCGTCACCGGCGTCCACGAGGGCGAGGAACACGAGCGCCGCTACCGACTGGTGCCGGCCGCCGCCCCCGGGGACCGGGCCCGACTGGTCGCCACCGAGGACGTGGTGAACCCGCGGGGGGCGGTGTGCGGCTTCGCTCCGCCCGGTGACATCCACCGGGTCTGGAACGGCTGCTCGCACAAGGCCGTGTCCCTCCACGTCTACGGCGCGGACGTCTCCCGGCTGGGGACCAGCGTCCGTCGCGTCTACGACCTGCCGGCCGACCGCTGA